Part of the Flavobacterium alkalisoli genome is shown below.
TGGTTGTTATCTTAAGGTCAGGATCTGTAGCGTTTGTAAAAGAAAGACTGAAATTTTTCAGTCCGCTAAAAACCGAAAGGATAACAAAAAGAGCGGTGGCGCTTACTACAATACCCAAGGCAGCAATTACGGAAATAATATTTACCGCAGTGCTTTTGCTTCTGCTAATAGTATACCTTCGGGCAATGTAGAAAGGAAAGCTCAATTTAAGATTTCTTGCGTTTGTCTAAAAGTTCAGGGTTTTTAATAGGATTGTTTTCGCCTTTAAGTTCCTGGTCAATTTTTTCAATCTGGTCAAGCGAATCGTCTATATAGAAAATAAGATTAGGTACTTTTCTAAGCTGCATTTTTACGCGCTGTGATAAATCGTGCTTAATAAGTGGCGTATTAGATCTTACCGCAGCAAGAATTTCATCGCCCCTTTCTGAAGGGAATACGCTAATGTAAACCTTTGCTATTGAAAGGTCTGAAGTAACATTTACTTTAGATATAGAGATAATAAGATTGCTGATGCCGTTTTTGCGCACCTCTCCCTGTAATATGTCTACAAGGTCTTTTTGCAGCAGGGTGCCTATTTTTTTTTGCCTGTTCGTTTCCATAATGCAAAAGTACAGAAAGTTTTACAAGTTGAGCCTTTATTTTTTAAGGCTTGTCATTATGCAATTTCCTGACAAAGCTCTACAAGCACGCCATTTGTGCCTTTAGGGTGTAAAAAAGCAACAAGCTTATTGTCGGCTCCTTTTTTAGGAGTTTCGTTAAGTACGGTAAAACCCTCTTCCTTTAGTCGGGCAATTTCGGCAACAATATCTTCCACGTCAAAAGCGATGTGGTGTATGCCTTCTCCCTTTTTCTCTAAGAACTTTGCAATAGGACTGTCTGGGTTTGTAGCTTCCAGAAGTTCAATTTTGTTAGGGCCGTTCATAAAGAAAGAAGTCTTAACGCCTTCGCTTGCCACTTCCTCCATTTTATATGCCGGAGCGCCAAAAAGTTTTTCAAAAAGCTGGTTTGATGCCTCTAAATCCTTAACTGCTATGCCAATGTGTTCTATTTTTCTCATTGTATGTTTTCTTTAAAGGGGGTAAAGATATTCTTTTACGATGAAATAGATAACAGGATGCAGGCTGCAAAGGGCTATTTGTTGTTAAAACGATCTGCCAGTTGCAGGATCTCGCTAACCGACCATTGGTCGTCTGCATGAGTACCATACTTAACGGCAAGTATTTTGCCCTGTGGAGAAATAAGGAAATCGGCAGGGAGGCCAAAGCTTCCGCCTGTGGCATTTACCGGAGGGATGCGCTTGCCTTTTTTTATGGTTTCCCAAAGGCTGTAGAATACCCCGCCAAACATACCCGGCCATGATGGAGGGTTTAATAACGATTTAACCGATTTGTCTACCCCAAACTGATGATAAAGTTTTTTCTCGGCATCGGCTATGGTGGGGAAGGGAATGTCATCGGCATAGAGTTGCAGCTCTTTAAGGGTGGAGTGGAAAACGATAACTTCGGCAATGCCTTTGTTCTCGATTTCTTCTTTTGCCTTCATGACCGACTGTATGTGAAGGTTACAGATGGGGCAGCCTGCAAAACGGCGAAACTGTATATGGGTTATCTTTTCGGGGTTTGGGAGCAGTACTGTTTCATTTTTTGATGAGGTAAGTTCCAGCGGGGTAATATTATCGTTTACTTTTAGTTTGGTCAGTATTTTTTTCATGGTTTTGCTAACTTTACAATTGTACAGCAAAGAAACCGGTAAAAGGTATCGCTGTCAATAAGTTACTTTTTTGTAACCTTAAAAAACCTAAAGATGAACCAGCCGCTTTATGATGCCGATGTATGTGTAATGACACGTTTTTCGGCTTTGGTTTCCGGTAAGTGGAAGCCCATTATACTTTACCTTATAGAAAATGATATTAACCGTTTTAGCCTAATGCTGGCGCACATGCCTAAAGTGAGCCGCAAGGTGCTTACCGATCAGCTTAAGCAACTGGAAGCTGACGGACTTATAAGCAGGGAAGAGCTTAAAACCAAAGAACCGAAAATAGTTGTATACTCACTTACCGATAAGGGTGTTTCACTACGAAAACTATTGGGTAATATTATCGAGTGGAGCCTCTCTTTTGAAGGGGAAACTTTTAGGGAGCTTTACAACGACTTTTTAAACATGATGCCTTCTTCTGCCAAAAGCCTGCCGTGTATGTTGGAAGAAGATGGGGTGAAGGTGTAAAAAAAAACCTTAAACATGTAAATGGTATTTTTCTGTAAAATATTGATTAAAAGAAAAGTAATTCTTTAACTTTAAAAAATACTTAAAATTTAATCAAATGAAATTAACTGCTTTTCAAATTGTAAATTATAAAAGTTGTAATAATGTTTATTTAGATTTAGAAGTAGATAATCCTAATATTTTTATTGGGATCAATGATTGTGGGAAGTCTACTATTTTAAATGCTGTAGGGTT
Proteins encoded:
- a CDS encoding winged helix-turn-helix transcriptional regulator — its product is MNQPLYDADVCVMTRFSALVSGKWKPIILYLIENDINRFSLMLAHMPKVSRKVLTDQLKQLEADGLISREELKTKEPKIVVYSLTDKGVSLRKLLGNIIEWSLSFEGETFRELYNDFLNMMPSSAKSLPCMLEEDGVKV
- a CDS encoding peroxiredoxin-like family protein, whose product is MKKILTKLKVNDNITPLELTSSKNETVLLPNPEKITHIQFRRFAGCPICNLHIQSVMKAKEEIENKGIAEVIVFHSTLKELQLYADDIPFPTIADAEKKLYHQFGVDKSVKSLLNPPSWPGMFGGVFYSLWETIKKGKRIPPVNATGGSFGLPADFLISPQGKILAVKYGTHADDQWSVSEILQLADRFNNK
- the rbfA gene encoding 30S ribosome-binding factor RbfA is translated as METNRQKKIGTLLQKDLVDILQGEVRKNGISNLIISISKVNVTSDLSIAKVYISVFPSERGDEILAAVRSNTPLIKHDLSQRVKMQLRKVPNLIFYIDDSLDQIEKIDQELKGENNPIKNPELLDKRKKS
- the mce gene encoding methylmalonyl-CoA epimerase, coding for MRKIEHIGIAVKDLEASNQLFEKLFGAPAYKMEEVASEGVKTSFFMNGPNKIELLEATNPDSPIAKFLEKKGEGIHHIAFDVEDIVAEIARLKEEGFTVLNETPKKGADNKLVAFLHPKGTNGVLVELCQEIA